One window from the genome of Breoghania sp. L-A4 encodes:
- a CDS encoding DNA polymerase Y family protein — translation MRTVAERRYLVLHLPRWATDCLKRHDPLLAGSAAPLVLYERQNNAMRLVALDDRARACGLGTGQTLSDARAMCPGIIAREIDRAETERLFTEFADWHSNLSPIVAVVRDWSAHEDLCVDITGAAHLFGGERAMLAMALRRLQGFGFSVQGAIAPSIGAALALGRFAPGQIVRPCGLAHDDGAPPSAAALREEGAGFHRHGKARLEPERQGPALVEALGPLPVAALRLSAEQIAGLHEMGLKTVGQLFGRDRAGLGARFGLSLLTRLDQALGRAREPLVPRLPVIDYRARRNFAEPIALIDDVLMTARDLAQQLSAQLEQAGLGAQTFHLMLYRVDHKLMHLAVNAAQATRDAGHVSRLFANRIGKLVEEFDAGFGIETIQLAASSVSELPDVQSGAFGTGDGAIDLDLLIDRLSSRLGAQAVLRPRFSDTHIPERAVTLAPAVTQAGQAAQSAADPTLKRPLRLLPAPEVVTVVAEVPDGPPVRMQWRRQGYRFVKAAGPERIGVEWWQPGEGAFTRDYYTAEDVSGRRFWLFREGLYTTETDRPRWFIHGLFA, via the coding sequence ATGCGGACGGTCGCCGAGCGGCGCTACCTGGTGCTGCATCTGCCGCGCTGGGCGACCGATTGCCTGAAACGGCATGACCCGCTGCTGGCGGGCAGCGCCGCGCCGCTGGTGCTCTACGAGCGCCAGAACAACGCCATGCGGCTGGTGGCGCTCGACGACCGGGCGCGGGCTTGCGGGCTGGGGACCGGCCAGACGCTGAGCGATGCGCGCGCCATGTGCCCCGGGATCATCGCGCGCGAGATCGACCGGGCGGAGACCGAACGGCTGTTCACCGAATTCGCCGACTGGCACAGCAATCTCTCGCCGATCGTCGCGGTCGTCCGCGACTGGTCGGCGCATGAGGACCTGTGCGTCGACATCACCGGCGCCGCGCATCTGTTCGGCGGCGAGCGCGCGATGCTGGCAATGGCGTTGCGGCGGCTGCAAGGCTTCGGCTTTTCCGTGCAAGGCGCCATCGCGCCGAGCATCGGCGCGGCGCTGGCGCTGGGCCGTTTCGCGCCGGGGCAGATCGTGCGGCCGTGCGGCCTGGCTCACGACGATGGGGCGCCGCCCTCAGCCGCCGCGCTGCGGGAGGAGGGCGCGGGGTTTCACAGGCACGGCAAGGCGCGATTGGAGCCCGAGAGGCAGGGCCCGGCGCTTGTCGAGGCGCTCGGCCCGCTGCCGGTGGCGGCCTTGCGGCTGAGTGCGGAGCAGATCGCGGGACTGCACGAGATGGGCCTGAAGACCGTCGGCCAGCTGTTCGGGCGTGACCGCGCGGGGCTGGGCGCTCGCTTCGGCCTGTCGCTGCTGACCCGGCTGGATCAGGCGTTGGGGCGCGCGCGGGAGCCGCTGGTGCCGCGCCTGCCGGTCATCGATTATCGCGCCCGGCGCAATTTCGCCGAACCCATCGCGCTGATCGACGATGTGCTGATGACGGCGCGCGATCTGGCGCAGCAGCTTTCCGCGCAGTTGGAGCAGGCGGGTTTGGGCGCGCAGACCTTCCACCTGATGCTTTACCGCGTGGATCACAAGCTGATGCATCTGGCGGTCAACGCGGCGCAGGCGACCCGCGACGCAGGCCACGTGTCGCGGCTTTTTGCCAACCGCATCGGCAAGCTGGTCGAGGAATTCGACGCCGGCTTCGGCATCGAGACGATCCAGCTCGCGGCCAGCTCCGTCTCGGAACTGCCCGATGTGCAGAGCGGGGCGTTCGGCACCGGCGATGGCGCCATCGATCTGGATCTGCTGATCGACCGGCTGTCGAGCCGGCTGGGCGCGCAGGCGGTGTTGCGGCCCCGGTTTTCCGACACCCACATCCCCGAGCGCGCCGTGACCCTGGCGCCAGCGGTGACGCAGGCGGGCCAGGCCGCTCAGTCGGCGGCCGATCCGACCCTGAAACGCCCGCTGCGGCTGCTGCCCGCGCCGGAAGTCGTGACGGTGGTGGCCGAGGTGCCGGACGGGCCGCCGGTGCGCATGCAGTGGCGGCGGCAGGGCTACCGGTTTGTGAAGGCCGCCGGACCGGAGCGCATCGGCGTCGAATGGTGGCAGCCCGGCGAGGGCGCCTTCACGCGCGACTATTACACCGCCGAGGACGTCTCCGGGCGGCGCTTCTGGCTGTTTCGCGAGGGGCTCTACACCACCGAGACCGACCGCCCACGCTGGTTCATTCACGGGTTGTTCGCATGA
- the ugpC gene encoding sn-glycerol-3-phosphate ABC transporter ATP-binding protein UgpC has protein sequence MTDIRLDKVFKRFGATDVIKGIDLEIGDGEFVVLVGPSGCGKSTLLNLIAGLETLTSGDIHIGARLVNDIPPKDRDIAMVFQSYALYPTKTVRDNITFGMVTRRVPKAEQDAAVAEVSALLHIDPYLARKPGQLSGGQRQRVAMGRALVRKPDVFLFDEPLSNLDAKLRIEMRTEIKKLHQRLGKTIVYVTHDQIEAMTLASRIAVMDNGHIRQFADPTTVYEDPVDLFVAGFMGSPPMNMLPGTLRHDGGLFVEPAGADPALRFPLPKTIADRITAQDGHSVVLGLRPETIFAAGTELPGPERFIFERPVEVVEPTGPDTMLVFSIGGTELIARVRPQDASPPGTAFRFEVEMGKAKLFDRETGLRL, from the coding sequence ATGACCGACATCCGCCTCGACAAGGTGTTCAAGCGCTTCGGCGCGACCGACGTCATCAAGGGCATCGACCTGGAGATCGGTGACGGCGAGTTCGTCGTCCTGGTCGGACCGTCGGGCTGCGGCAAGTCCACGCTGCTCAACCTGATCGCCGGGCTGGAGACCCTCACCTCGGGCGACATTCACATCGGCGCCCGGCTGGTCAACGACATCCCGCCCAAGGACCGAGACATCGCCATGGTGTTCCAGTCCTACGCGCTCTATCCGACCAAGACCGTGCGCGACAACATCACCTTCGGCATGGTGACCCGGCGCGTGCCCAAGGCGGAACAGGACGCCGCTGTCGCCGAGGTCAGCGCGCTCTTGCACATCGATCCCTATCTCGCCCGCAAGCCGGGGCAACTGTCCGGCGGCCAGCGCCAGCGCGTTGCCATGGGCCGCGCCCTGGTGCGCAAGCCCGACGTGTTTTTGTTTGACGAACCGCTGTCGAACCTCGACGCCAAGCTGCGCATCGAGATGCGCACCGAGATCAAGAAGCTGCACCAGCGGCTGGGCAAGACCATCGTCTATGTCACGCACGACCAGATCGAGGCGATGACGCTGGCCTCGCGCATCGCGGTGATGGACAACGGCCATATCCGCCAGTTCGCCGATCCGACCACCGTTTACGAGGATCCGGTGGATCTCTTCGTCGCGGGCTTCATGGGCTCGCCGCCGATGAACATGCTGCCCGGCACCTTGCGGCATGATGGCGGGCTGTTCGTCGAGCCCGCGGGCGCGGACCCGGCCCTGCGTTTCCCGCTGCCCAAAACCATCGCGGACAGGATCACGGCGCAGGACGGGCACTCGGTCGTCCTGGGCCTGCGGCCGGAGACCATCTTCGCCGCCGGCACCGAGCTGCCCGGACCCGAGCGCTTCATCTTCGAGCGGCCCGTCGAGGTGGTCGAGCCGACCGGCCCCGACACGATGCTGGTGTTCTCGATCGGCGGCACGGAGCTCATCGCGCGCGTCCGCCCCCAGGACGCGAGCCCTCCGGGCACCGCCTTCCGATTCGAGGTCGAGATGGGCAAGGCCAAGCTGTTCGACCGGGAGACCGGCCTGCGCTTGTAG
- a CDS encoding ABC transporter substrate-binding protein, which translates to MYMFRKLMMASAVAAMILPGAARADGTVEVLHWWTSGGEAKAVGELKKAFEAQGGTWIDSPIAGGGGDAAMTALRARVVAGNPPTAVQLKGPGIQEWAQQGALNDVEAVAETETWDAVLPPVLASIMKYEGKYVAAPVNIHRVDWMWANPEVLAKVGVTELPATWDEFNAVADKLMAAGITPLAHGGQPWQDATVFEDVVLGVGGADFYRKALVELDQDALTSDTMVKSFDQLRKMRGYVDPNFSGRDWNLATAMVMKGEAAFQIMGDWAKGEFLAAGKVPGKDFICAPTPGKGFVLNSDSFTFFKVQGEDNLKGQQVLASLIMSPEFQETFNLAKGSIPARTDVSLDKFDVCAVKSHDDLLAAIKADTLVPSMAHEMAIPRSVRGEILDLVTNFFNSDMSSQDAATDLAAAVKRAQL; encoded by the coding sequence ATGTACATGTTCAGGAAACTCATGATGGCTTCGGCCGTTGCTGCAATGATCCTGCCGGGCGCCGCCCGGGCCGACGGAACCGTTGAAGTTCTGCACTGGTGGACATCCGGCGGCGAGGCCAAGGCCGTCGGCGAGTTGAAGAAGGCCTTCGAGGCGCAGGGCGGCACCTGGATCGACAGCCCGATCGCCGGCGGCGGCGGCGATGCCGCGATGACGGCGCTGCGCGCCCGCGTGGTGGCCGGCAATCCGCCCACCGCCGTGCAGCTCAAGGGTCCCGGCATCCAGGAATGGGCCCAGCAGGGCGCGCTCAATGACGTGGAGGCCGTCGCCGAGACGGAGACCTGGGACGCCGTTCTGCCGCCCGTCCTCGCAAGCATCATGAAATACGAGGGCAAATACGTCGCCGCGCCGGTGAACATCCACCGCGTGGACTGGATGTGGGCCAACCCCGAGGTGCTCGCCAAGGTCGGCGTCACCGAATTGCCCGCCACCTGGGACGAGTTCAACGCTGTGGCCGACAAGCTGATGGCGGCGGGCATCACCCCGCTCGCCCATGGCGGTCAGCCCTGGCAGGACGCAACCGTGTTCGAGGACGTGGTGCTGGGCGTCGGCGGCGCGGATTTCTACCGCAAGGCGCTGGTCGAGCTGGACCAGGACGCGCTGACCAGCGATACGATGGTCAAGTCCTTCGACCAGCTGCGCAAGATGCGCGGCTATGTCGATCCGAACTTCTCAGGCCGCGACTGGAACCTGGCAACCGCCATGGTGATGAAGGGCGAGGCCGCCTTCCAGATCATGGGCGACTGGGCCAAGGGCGAGTTCCTCGCCGCCGGCAAGGTGCCGGGCAAGGACTTCATCTGCGCGCCGACGCCGGGCAAGGGCTTCGTGCTGAATTCCGACAGTTTCACCTTCTTCAAGGTGCAGGGCGAGGACAACCTCAAGGGCCAGCAGGTCCTGGCCAGCCTGATCATGTCGCCGGAATTCCAGGAGACCTTCAATCTGGCGAAGGGTTCGATTCCCGCCCGCACCGACGTGAGCCTCGACAAGTTCGACGTCTGCGCGGTGAAATCGCACGACGACCTGCTCGCCGCCATCAAGGCGGACACGCTCGTGCCCTCCATGGCGCACGAGATGGCGATTCCGCGGTCGGTCCGCGGCGAGATCCTCGATCTGGTGACGAATTTCTTCAATTCGGACATGAGTTCGCAGGACGCCGCGACGGACCTCGCCGCCGCCGTGAAACGCGCCCAGCTCTGA
- a CDS encoding sugar ABC transporter permease — MGRLLERWLPKLVVSPLFAASLFFVYGFIAWTTYISFTRSGVMPSYGFEGLVQYVRLWQTPRWHIALSNLFIFSALFIIISAAIGILLAILLDQRIRIEGVIRTIYLYPMALSFIVTGTVWKWILNPGVGLERLMHLAGFESFRFDWLVNPDFAIYTVVIAGVWQSSGYAMALFLAGLRSVDDEVLKAAAIDGAGPIRTYTGIVLPMMRPVFLSTIIILAHLAIKSFDLVIALTGGGPGYATDMPATFMYSFAFQRSELGMAAASAVMMLVTITAIIVPYLYSELRRSA, encoded by the coding sequence ATGGGACGCTTGCTTGAGCGATGGCTGCCGAAACTGGTGGTCTCCCCGCTGTTCGCGGCGAGCCTCTTCTTCGTCTACGGCTTCATCGCCTGGACGACCTACATCTCGTTCACCCGCTCGGGCGTCATGCCCTCCTACGGCTTCGAGGGGCTGGTGCAATACGTGCGCCTGTGGCAGACGCCGCGCTGGCACATCGCGCTGAGCAACCTGTTCATCTTCTCGGCGCTGTTCATCATCATTTCCGCCGCCATCGGCATTCTGCTCGCGATCCTGCTCGACCAGCGCATCCGCATCGAAGGGGTGATCCGCACCATCTATCTCTACCCGATGGCGCTGTCGTTCATCGTCACCGGAACCGTGTGGAAATGGATCCTCAATCCCGGCGTCGGCCTGGAGCGCCTCATGCACCTGGCGGGCTTCGAGAGCTTCCGTTTCGACTGGCTGGTGAACCCGGACTTCGCCATCTACACGGTGGTGATCGCGGGCGTGTGGCAATCCTCCGGCTACGCCATGGCCCTGTTCCTCGCGGGATTGCGCTCCGTCGACGACGAGGTGCTCAAGGCGGCCGCCATCGACGGCGCCGGGCCGATCCGCACCTACACGGGCATCGTCCTGCCGATGATGCGGCCGGTGTTCCTCTCCACGATCATCATTCTCGCCCATCTCGCGATCAAGAGCTTCGATCTGGTGATCGCGCTGACCGGCGGAGGGCCGGGATACGCCACCGACATGCCGGCCACCTTCATGTATTCCTTCGCCTTCCAGCGCAGCGAGCTCGGCATGGCGGCCGCCAGCGCGGTGATGATGCTCGTCACCATCACCGCGATCATCGTGCCCTACCTCTACTCGGAACTCAGGAGGTCCGCGTGA
- the glk gene encoding glucokinase has translation MPDDRRRALVGDIGGTHARFAISDIDRLTIEHFTLYKTRDFSSFEDAVSAYYRAIDERPRMAAFAIAGPITGDTVALTNAPWSFTTAGIREATGIKNVTLLNDFEAIALSLPYLADSDLQRIGGTQINETAPRLVLGPGTGFGVSGLVPVADGWSATSGEGGHVSFGATSAREMAILEHLAWEFGHVSIERVLSGSGIEAIHAALGRLKNGRTATLPAAEIVARADAGGDAHATQTLSCFVSVLARTAGDFALVFGARGGVYLGGGIAPRILTHLTSGAFRKAFENKGRMSSYLAQIPAFVITAKDPGLRGAAVALAQKRPAKAH, from the coding sequence ATGCCGGACGACAGAAGGCGCGCGCTTGTGGGCGACATCGGCGGCACCCATGCCCGCTTCGCCATCAGCGACATCGACCGGCTGACCATCGAGCATTTCACCCTCTACAAGACCAGGGATTTTAGCTCCTTCGAGGACGCGGTGAGCGCCTATTACCGCGCCATCGACGAACGCCCGCGCATGGCCGCCTTCGCCATCGCGGGACCGATCACCGGCGACACGGTCGCTCTGACCAACGCTCCGTGGTCCTTCACCACCGCCGGAATCCGGGAGGCCACCGGGATAAAAAACGTCACCCTGCTCAACGATTTCGAGGCCATCGCGCTGTCGCTGCCCTATCTCGCGGACAGCGATCTGCAGCGGATCGGCGGCACGCAGATCAACGAGACCGCGCCGCGGCTGGTGCTGGGACCGGGCACCGGCTTCGGCGTCAGCGGGCTGGTTCCCGTGGCCGACGGCTGGAGCGCGACGTCCGGCGAGGGCGGGCATGTGTCCTTCGGCGCCACCAGCGCCCGCGAAATGGCGATCCTCGAGCATCTGGCATGGGAATTCGGTCATGTGTCGATCGAGCGGGTGCTGTCGGGAAGCGGTATCGAGGCCATTCACGCGGCGCTCGGCCGGCTCAAGAACGGCCGGACCGCAACCCTGCCGGCGGCCGAGATCGTCGCCCGCGCGGACGCTGGCGGGGATGCGCACGCGACGCAGACGCTGTCGTGTTTCGTCTCAGTGCTGGCGCGCACCGCGGGCGATTTCGCGCTGGTCTTCGGCGCGCGCGGCGGGGTCTATCTCGGCGGCGGCATCGCGCCGAGGATCCTGACACACCTGACCTCCGGCGCCTTCCGCAAGGCGTTTGAAAACAAGGGACGGATGTCGTCCTACCTGGCGCAGATCCCCGCCTTCGTCATCACGGCGAAGGATCCGGGACTGCGCGGCGCGGCCGTGGCGTTGGCGCAGAAACGTCCGGCCAAGGCACACTGA
- the ppsA gene encoding phosphoenolpyruvate synthase — MSSETESVVWFEQCGRKDVGRVGGKNASLGEMVSALTPEGIRVPPGFATTADAYWRYLEANGLRTEIEAALAALTEGAATLAETGARIRKAFLLGRWPDDLASAITAFYGQLAARTGRADVDVAVRSSATAEDLPDASFAGQQETFLNIRGADALLDACRRCFASLFTDRAISYRAVKGFDHLKVALSIGVQQMVHSDRGGSGVMFSIDTETGFDKVVVINAAWGLGETVVQGTVDPDEYVVFKPLLAEPSLVPIIERRSGAKAQKMIYAQGAAPTRTVPTSKAERAALVLGDDDILTLARWAVSIEAHYGCPMDIEWARDGDTGELFIVQARPETVQSRRDMSSLRSYEIRSRGRVLVTGLSIGDAVVAGRVCLIESAADIGDFVDGSILVTGTTDPDWVPIMKRAAGIITDHGGRTSHAAIVSRELGLPAIVGAGDATRLLHSEQDVTLSCAEGDEGFVYEGIADFEVREAALENIPATATKVMLNLANPGAAFRWWQIPADGVGLARMEFVISNHIRIHPMALLGFDRLHDAEAKRAIAELTEGYDDKAEYFVDRLARGLARIAAAAHPKPAIVRMSDFKTNEYAGLIGGAEFEPAEENPMIGFRGASRYYSDAYREGFALECRAIRRLRKEMGFSNVIVMIPFCRSVREADRVLEVMAENGLRRHEDGLEVYVMCEIPSNVILAKSFAERFDGFSIGSNDLTQLTLGVDRDSELLSELFDEQDEAVKWMIANVIREAHQAGAKVGLCGQAPSDHPEFARFLVESGIDSISVTPDSFVAVKKQVAAAEG; from the coding sequence ATGAGCAGCGAAACCGAAAGCGTTGTCTGGTTCGAGCAATGCGGCCGCAAGGATGTCGGCCGTGTCGGCGGCAAGAACGCCTCGCTCGGCGAGATGGTCAGTGCGTTGACGCCGGAGGGCATCCGCGTGCCGCCGGGCTTCGCCACAACGGCGGATGCCTATTGGCGCTATCTCGAGGCCAACGGCCTGCGCACGGAGATCGAGGCGGCGCTCGCCGCGTTGACGGAGGGAGCCGCCACGCTTGCCGAGACCGGCGCGCGCATCCGCAAGGCCTTTCTGCTCGGGCGCTGGCCGGATGATCTCGCGAGCGCCATCACCGCGTTCTACGGGCAACTGGCCGCGCGCACCGGCCGGGCGGATGTGGATGTCGCGGTGCGCTCCAGCGCCACCGCCGAGGATCTGCCGGATGCCAGCTTCGCCGGCCAACAGGAAACCTTTCTCAATATTCGCGGCGCGGACGCGCTTCTCGATGCCTGCCGGCGCTGCTTCGCCTCGCTGTTCACCGACCGCGCCATCAGCTACCGCGCGGTGAAGGGGTTCGACCATCTCAAGGTGGCGCTGTCCATCGGCGTGCAGCAGATGGTGCACTCCGACCGGGGCGGCTCGGGCGTGATGTTCTCCATCGACACGGAAACCGGCTTCGACAAGGTGGTGGTGATCAACGCCGCCTGGGGGCTGGGCGAAACCGTGGTCCAGGGCACCGTCGATCCCGATGAATATGTGGTGTTCAAGCCGTTGCTGGCGGAGCCCTCGCTGGTGCCGATCATCGAGCGGCGGTCGGGCGCCAAGGCGCAGAAGATGATCTACGCGCAGGGCGCGGCGCCGACGCGCACCGTGCCGACGTCGAAGGCGGAGCGGGCGGCGCTGGTGCTCGGCGATGACGATATTCTCACGCTGGCGCGCTGGGCGGTGAGCATCGAGGCCCACTATGGCTGCCCGATGGACATCGAGTGGGCGCGCGACGGCGACACCGGTGAGCTGTTCATCGTCCAGGCCCGGCCCGAGACGGTGCAGTCGCGCCGCGACATGTCCTCGCTGCGCAGCTACGAGATCCGCTCCAGGGGCCGGGTGCTGGTGACGGGGCTGAGCATCGGCGATGCGGTCGTCGCGGGCCGGGTGTGTCTCATCGAGAGCGCGGCGGATATCGGCGACTTTGTCGATGGCAGCATCCTGGTGACGGGCACGACGGACCCCGACTGGGTGCCGATCATGAAACGCGCCGCGGGCATCATCACCGATCACGGCGGGCGCACCTCGCACGCCGCCATCGTCAGCCGCGAGCTGGGCCTGCCGGCCATCGTCGGCGCGGGCGACGCGACCAGGCTTCTGCACTCCGAACAGGATGTGACCCTGTCCTGCGCGGAAGGAGACGAGGGATTCGTCTACGAAGGGATCGCGGATTTCGAGGTGCGCGAGGCCGCGCTCGAGAATATTCCGGCGACCGCCACCAAGGTGATGCTCAATCTCGCCAATCCCGGCGCCGCCTTCCGCTGGTGGCAGATCCCGGCCGACGGCGTCGGACTGGCGCGCATGGAATTCGTCATCTCCAACCACATCCGCATCCATCCGATGGCGCTGCTGGGCTTCGACAGACTGCATGACGCGGAGGCCAAGCGCGCGATTGCGGAGCTGACGGAGGGCTATGACGACAAGGCGGAGTATTTCGTCGACCGGCTGGCGCGCGGTCTGGCGCGGATCGCCGCCGCCGCCCACCCCAAGCCTGCCATCGTGCGGATGAGCGACTTCAAGACCAACGAATACGCGGGGCTGATCGGCGGCGCGGAATTCGAGCCTGCCGAAGAGAACCCGATGATCGGCTTTCGCGGCGCCTCGCGCTACTATTCCGACGCCTATCGCGAGGGTTTCGCGCTGGAATGCCGGGCGATCCGGCGGCTGCGCAAAGAGATGGGCTTTTCCAACGTCATCGTGATGATCCCCTTCTGCCGCTCGGTGCGCGAGGCCGACCGCGTGCTGGAGGTCATGGCCGAGAACGGCCTGCGCCGTCATGAGGATGGTCTGGAGGTCTACGTGATGTGCGAGATCCCCTCCAACGTCATTCTGGCGAAATCCTTCGCCGAGCGTTTCGACGGGTTTTCCATCGGTTCCAATGACCTCACGCAGCTGACACTGGGCGTCGACCGGGATTCGGAACTGCTGTCGGAGCTTTTCGACGAGCAGGACGAGGCGGTGAAATGGATGATCGCCAATGTCATCCGCGAGGCGCATCAGGCGGGCGCCAAGGTGGGGCTGTGCGGCCAGGCGCCGAGCGACCATCCGGAATTCGCCCGCTTCCTTGTCGAGAGCGGCATCGATTCCATTTCGGTGACGCCGGACAGTTTCGTCGCGGTGAAGAAGCAGGTCGCGGCGGCGGAGGGCTGA
- a CDS encoding L,D-transpeptidase, producing the protein MDILRRRSAGGLPRGGMLAVLLLACVLMSGLASMPALAANVGVRIDLSRQTMQVSLDGRVAYRWRVSTARRGYRTPTGRFRPVRLARMWYSTIYDYAPMPYSIFFYHGYAIHGTTELRNLGRPASHGCVRLHPDHARTLFELVKRYGRAATEIVITR; encoded by the coding sequence ATGGACATTCTGAGGCGACGTAGTGCGGGAGGGTTGCCGCGCGGCGGCATGCTGGCCGTGCTGCTCTTGGCCTGCGTGCTGATGTCGGGGCTGGCTTCAATGCCGGCCCTCGCCGCCAATGTCGGGGTGCGGATCGATTTGTCGCGGCAGACCATGCAGGTGAGCCTGGACGGCCGTGTGGCCTACCGCTGGCGGGTATCCACCGCGCGGCGCGGCTACCGCACGCCGACCGGCCGGTTCAGGCCCGTGCGGCTGGCGCGGATGTGGTACTCGACGATCTACGACTACGCGCCGATGCCCTATTCGATCTTTTTCTACCATGGCTATGCGATCCACGGCACCACGGAACTGCGCAATCTCGGACGTCCCGCCTCGCATGGCTGCGTGCGCCTGCATCCCGACCATGCGCGCACGCTCTTCGAGCTCGTCAAACGCTATGGCCGGGCGGCGACGGAGATCGTCATCACGCGCTGA
- a CDS encoding helix-hairpin-helix domain-containing protein produces the protein MKLRDYADLLEQQGADGFRERAYRKAAETVAALPRPVADILEQEGRAGLIALPGIGKGIAGAIAELVVSGRWSQLERLRGELSPEKLFQTIPGIGPKLAARLADEMHLETLEDLEAALHLGDVRIAGLGPRRSQAIAAVLAERLGRPVFRREHRADAVPGVDLILEIDARYRERAAAGSLRRIAPKRFNPTGEAWLPVMHARLGEWQFTALFSNTALAHQLGRNDDWVVIYFESDGHAEGRCTVVTETRGPLAGRRVVRGREEECAQLNDDR, from the coding sequence GTGAAGCTGCGCGACTATGCGGATCTGCTCGAGCAGCAGGGCGCGGACGGGTTTCGCGAGCGCGCCTATCGCAAGGCGGCGGAGACGGTCGCGGCCTTGCCACGGCCCGTCGCCGATATCCTGGAGCAGGAGGGGCGTGCCGGGTTGATCGCGCTGCCGGGCATCGGCAAGGGCATCGCGGGCGCCATCGCCGAACTGGTGGTGAGCGGCCGCTGGTCGCAGCTCGAACGGCTGCGCGGCGAGCTCTCCCCGGAGAAGCTTTTTCAGACCATTCCGGGCATCGGGCCAAAACTCGCGGCGCGGCTTGCCGACGAGATGCATCTGGAGACGCTGGAGGATCTGGAGGCCGCGCTGCATCTGGGCGATGTCCGGATCGCGGGCCTGGGGCCGCGCCGCAGCCAGGCGATCGCCGCCGTGCTGGCGGAGCGGCTGGGCCGTCCGGTCTTCCGGCGCGAGCACCGCGCGGACGCCGTCCCCGGCGTCGACCTGATCCTGGAGATCGATGCCCGCTATCGCGAGCGCGCGGCGGCGGGCAGCCTGCGCAGGATCGCGCCCAAGCGCTTCAATCCCACCGGCGAGGCCTGGCTGCCGGTGATGCACGCCCGGCTCGGCGAGTGGCAGTTCACCGCGCTGTTTTCCAACACGGCGCTCGCCCATCAGCTCGGCAGGAACGACGATTGGGTGGTGATCTATTTCGAGAGCGACGGGCATGCGGAAGGCCGCTGCACGGTGGTCACCGAGACGCGCGGTCCGCTGGCGGGCAGGCGGGTGGTGCGGGGCCGCGAGGAGGAATGCGCGCAACTGAACGATGATCGGTGA
- a CDS encoding carbohydrate ABC transporter permease: protein MPGSAQGGVVRQKGLRHSALRVLLFVILGLFCLYYLVPLIVMISTSLKSLAEIRQTSLISLPREVTFDAWAKAWDSACVGVRCDGLKPYVWNSVAMVVPAVAISTLLGALNGYALTKWRFRGADVIFALMLFGAFIPFQVVLLPMARTLGLLGLAGTIPGLILVHTIYGLAFTTLFFRNFFIGVSDGIIQAAKVDGAGFFGIFFRIVLPMSLPAIVVTVIWQFTQIWNDFLFGIAFTVGDSNPVTVALNNIVNTSTGVKEYNVDMAAAIIAALPTLAVYVIAGTYFVRGLAAGAVKG, encoded by the coding sequence ATGCCCGGTTCCGCGCAAGGCGGTGTGGTTCGGCAAAAGGGGCTGCGGCACAGCGCGCTGCGCGTCCTGCTGTTCGTCATTCTCGGCTTGTTCTGCCTGTACTATCTCGTGCCGCTCATCGTGATGATCTCCACCTCGCTGAAGTCGCTGGCGGAAATCCGGCAGACCTCGCTCATCAGCCTGCCGCGCGAGGTGACCTTCGACGCCTGGGCCAAGGCCTGGGATTCCGCCTGCGTCGGCGTGCGCTGCGACGGATTGAAACCCTATGTCTGGAATTCGGTCGCCATGGTGGTTCCGGCGGTCGCCATCTCGACCCTGCTCGGCGCGCTGAACGGCTACGCGCTGACCAAATGGCGCTTTCGCGGCGCCGACGTGATTTTCGCGCTGATGCTGTTCGGCGCCTTCATCCCGTTCCAGGTGGTGCTGCTGCCAATGGCCCGCACGCTGGGCCTGCTCGGCCTGGCCGGCACCATCCCCGGCCTCATCCTGGTACACACCATCTACGGCCTGGCCTTCACCACCCTGTTCTTCCGGAACTTCTTCATCGGCGTCTCCGACGGCATCATTCAGGCGGCGAAGGTGGACGGCGCGGGCTTTTTCGGCATCTTCTTCCGCATTGTTCTGCCGATGTCGCTGCCGGCCATCGTGGTCACGGTGATCTGGCAGTTCACCCAGATCTGGAACGACTTCCTGTTCGGCATCGCGTTCACCGTCGGCGACAGCAATCCCGTCACCGTGGCGCTCAACAACATCGTCAACACCTCGACCGGGGTGAAGGAATACAACGTCGACATGGCGGCGGCGATCATCGCCGCCCTGCCGACGCTGGCCGTCTACGTCATCGCCGGAACCTATTTCGTCCGCGGCCTCGCGGCAGGCGCCGTGAAAGGATAG